The region TCAAACCAGGCATGGTAAAGGTTTGGCCCGATAAGTACAAGGTCCACATCTCCGATAGTTTCTATATTACCGCCTACAACACGTTTGGCGCCGCTTGCATTAATAAGCAGGTTAAGCTCATATTCATCATGATAATGCAACGGGAAATCAAACTTTGTTTTTACCCTGTTGAATATGGTAAAACAGTCGTTTGGGGTAAGCGGAGTTATCTCATGCATTACATTGTTAGGCATATCTGCTGGAAGTGTTTACGTGCTTAAAAATCAAAGCCGCCGCGCCGGCAAATACCGGCGCCGCAGCAATGAATTCTTATATAAAACCAAGGTCATCTACATAGAAGGTGCTTGGTGCAGCTACACCAAGTGTTTGGAAGGTAATCTCGCTTATAGTAGCAGGGCTGCCTACAGCGCTAAGCGGGATGGTGTAATCGGTATATGCGCCCGGCTTTAACTCAATAGGGTAGGCCGCGCCATAGTTACCGTTTATCACCAGTTGCACACGGTCGCCCGCCTTGATCGCGTTGCCGCCGTAAACAGATACCTTAAGGCTTGTAAGCCCCTTTTCGGTAACGCTTAAGGTAGCACCTCCGTAACCCAGCTGCAAAGCGCCATAGCCGTTATCAACTGTTACGGCAATTGCGTTAGGGCCGCGTTTAGGGTGTTCGGTACTGGCGTAATTACGTGTACTGCCATAGCCGTCGTAACCTCCGTTACCCTGGCCGCCCCAGCCGGCAGAAAGTGCATCGCCGTAAATAACATATTTAAAGCCGTATGATGCTGCCGACTTTGTAGTGCCGCCCGGTGTGGTTACATAAATGTAGCTTTGTACAATGCCAGCTGGTACTTTTACCTGAATTTGCGTTGGGGTAGGTGTACCTACGATTTCGGCAGGGGTATCATCAAACTTAACTGCGGTAACACCATCGAACACGGTTCCCTTGATGGTAATAATGTCGCCCGTGCTGGCTGCCAGCGGATCAAAGCTGGTGATAGTCGGCGGTGGCTGCGCTATAGAGAAGTTGAAGTCTACCGTGCCGTATTTAGTTACTACCGTTAACTTGTTAGCCTGGCTGGGCCCGAAAGGCGTACCGTTAGGTATGGTAATAATAATCACCTTGTCTGTAACCAGCGCAGGGTTAAAGTATACCGACGAGCCGTTGAAAGATACCGAAGTGGTTGTTAACAGGTTCTCGCCAATAATTGCGTATTGGTTGTTCAGCTTACCTTCTGCAACTGTAGAGTCAAATGCCACAACCGTGCGGTCGTCATAAACGCTGCTAGAGTCTAAGGTAATGCGGTGTACTACGCCCACAATGGTGTCGGCCTTACTAACCGTGCGCACACGGCTTATGGTTGGCGCGCCCTTGCCGCCTTCAGGCTGGTCTTTTTTGCAGGCCGCAAATCCGAATACCATCAATGCCGATAGTACCCAGAAGTATGTTTTTATATTTTTCATTTTATAATGATTCTTAAAAATTATTTAAATACATAGGCTACCGGCGCTTCTTTCAGCTTAGGATTTGCTGCTACTTCCGTGGTAGGGTAAGGAAACAGGAACCCATCAGCAGGAATTGGTATCTTTTGTGAATACACCACCGGCGGCGTGTCATTACTGTAGGTGCCACGCTCCTGGTTATCAATAATTGCTTTGGCAAGCGGGTGGCTGGCAACGTTAAAGCCATCCAGGCGGCCAAGGTCAAACCAGTAATCTCCTTCAATAGCCAGTTCTATGCGGCGCTCGTGGAAGATGTCGTTTTTCGTGATGCTCGGCAGCGGGTTTAGGCCTGCGCGTTGCCTTACTTTGTTAAACGGTACCAGCGCGGCAGGGTCTGCAGTGCTGGAGTTACTGCCTAATACAGCTTCGGCCTCTATCAGCAGTACCTCTGCATAACGCATCAGGTAGGTGTTGTTACCGGTTGATTGGGCGCCACCTTTACCACCGTTATCAGCAGGGGTACCTGTCACATATTTTTTAATTCCGGCCCGCGTATTTTGCGAGTTCACATCGGTAGGTACGGTAAAGCCGCCGCCTGCCTGGTTCAGTTCAGGGTATTTATCGCCGGCAAGCATTATAGTACCGTGCAGGCGTTTGTCGCCCGGTTCGTAAGCTGTTTGCAGGTCAATTGTGGGGCCAATAACCGAGTAGCCGTCGCCGGTACCCGTAATGATAGAGTTAATGGCGAATGATGCCTGCATGGAGTTACCATGGCCGTAAGGCGCACCTGCAGCCCATTGTAAAGCAGCTACAGATTCCTCGTTGTTGTTGCTGGCTGTCTCAAACAGGTCGGTATAGGTTTTACCCGCTACGTCAACACCGTAGAGTTTAAACTCGCCGCTGTTTATGACCTTTTCTGCAGCAGCGCGCGCTTCGGCATATTTTTGCTGGTACAGGTATACTTTAGAAAGCATTGCCGTTGCCGAGCCGCTTGATACATGCCCCTGCGCTACAGAACTGCCGCTGCGTACCATCTTGTTGCAATTGGCTTCTGCAAACTGCAGGTCGCGCTCAATAAACTTGTACACATCAGCAACGGGGTTGGTATTTATCTGGAAGTTGTTTACGTAATCAAGGCTATTCTCAATAATTGGCACATTGCCAAATAACCTCACCAGGTAAAAGTATGCCAGGCCACGCATGAAGTGCGCTTCGCCAAGCGCGTTGTTAACTACTGAAGAAGGGACTGATGCAGATACCTTTGAAGGCAGGTTGTTAATAAGCGCGTTAGACTGCGCTATCACAGTAAATAGCGATACCCAGGCGTTATTAAGCTCGGTATTATCACCCGTTACCGAGAAGTTGCCAAAAGCAACCACGTCGCTGGAATAGGTGCGCGCGTTTCCGCTGGAAAGCTCGGTAATTGCCCACGCGGCCTTATTGTTCCAGCTAAACCATACGTTATTATACAGGCCGTTGGTGCTTGATTGTACCTGGTCTGCAGTTTGATAAAAGTTATCAAGCGTTATGGCATCCTCTGGTGCTTTATTAAAGAATTCCTTTTTGCAGCTGGTAGCGGTAATGCAGGTCATCACAGCTAAACCACCTAAATATTTTATATATTTTTTCATTGTTTGCTTATTAATTGATTAAAACTCAGCATTGATACCAAATGTAACGGTGCGGGCAGATGGGTACCTGCCTATATCTACGTTGGATAGCAGCGGGTTTTGATTTTGTAAGCCAATTTCCGGGTCGTAACCTTTGTAACCAGTGAAGGTGTACAGGTTTTGGCCGCTTACATACATCCTTAAGCGGTTAAGCTTAACCTTACGAATGATTTTTGACGGGAAGTTATAACCCAACTGCACGTTTTGTACCCTCAGGTAAGTAGCGCTGTGTATAAACCTGTCAGAGATCTGCAGGTTGGCATTATCTGTACCACCCCTTGGTGCCGGAATGTCTGACGTAGGGTTTGTCGGGCTCCAGAAGTTTGCTTCGGCAGCGTACTGGTTCTGGTAAAGGTTAGCCAGGCCGCCCAGCGTACGGTCAAGCAGGCTCAGGATCTTGCCACCTTGCTGGCCTTGCAGGAATATGCTTACGTCAAAAGCTTTATAGTTGAACGTGTTGGTAAAACCAAAGGTGAAGTTTGGCTGCGGGCTGCCCAGTGATTCCTGGTCATTAGCGTCCACCTTGCCATCACCGTTAATGTCTTCATACTGCACATCGCCCAGCCAGGTACGTTTGTTGCCCAGGTTGGGGTCGTTAGATACCGGGTAGCCGAACTGGATAGGGGCATTGCGCAGCTGCTCATCGGTTTTAAATACGCCTTTAACACGGTAGCCATAAAACTCGCCGAGCGGGCCGCCAACAACGGTTCGGGTAATAGGCAAGCTCAGGAAACCATTGGTAACGCTTTGAATAAGCTGAGGCAAGCCGTTAGCCAGAGAGATAACCTCGTTTTTGTAGCGGGATACAATTAAAGTGGTGTTCCACTTAAAATCTTTACCGGTGATGTTGTGTGAGTTTAAAGAAAGATCAAAACCTTTGTTTACTATACCACCTGCGTTAACATACGGCGGCGCTATACCGCCCAGGTAATCCGGCCCGCCTACCAGGTATGATGGTAGCGGCAACTGGAACAGGAATTTGCTGGCTTTACGATGGAAGTAATCAAAAGAGCCATCTATACGGTAGTTAAACAAGCTAAAATCTATACCGGCGTTATATTCTATTTGGTGTTGCCAGGTAAGATCGGGATTGGCGATACGTGCCACCAGGAAGCCTGTACCCAAACCCGTGATGGTTGGATTTAACTGCGAACCAAAAGAGTAAGGGGCAATACCTTCGTTACCCAATTGGCCATAACCTAACCGGATCTTGATATTATCGGCAACGGATTTAATAGGTGCCATGAACGATTCGTCAGACAGTCTCCAGGATGCAGCGAACGATGGGAAATAGCCCCTTTGATGGCCTGGCGCAAAGTTTGAAGAAACGTCTGTACGGATGGTGGCCGTTACGCTGTATTTGTTGTTGAAGGTGTAGATACCACGCGCAAACTGCGATTCCAGGTTGTGTGGCGCACTCTTGCGCTCGTCTACCACGGCGGTTGTTGCAGTACCCAGGTTAAGGGTTGGTACGTTGCCGCCCAAATCGTTCGTCAGGAAGCCTGATATGGTACCGCGGGTGTAACCCCAGCGCGAAGAAGAAAGCTCATAACCCAATAAAGCGGTAAGCGCGTGTTTTTGCGCGAAAGTGTGGTTATAAGTGATGTATTCCTTAACGTTATAAAAGCTATTGGTGTTCTGCTGCTCCTGCAGGGTTGCTGTAGGGTTGCTAAAGCGGCCGTATGAGTAGCTTGGATTAAACAGGTTGTTGTTAGAGAAACCAAAATCGCCGCCGGCTTCTGTACGAGCTGTAAGGCCCGGTGCAAAGCGTATCTCTGCATAAAAGTTACCGTTAAGGTTGTTACGGTTAAGCAGGTTAGAAATGCTTAGCGCCTGCTGTACAGGGTTAAGGATACCGCCCACTGCGTCAGGCGTGTTTGGCGGACCTGCGAAGGTACCATCAGCATTGTAAACTGCAACGTCTGGCGCTTGCAGCAAGGCATTGTAAATAATACCGCCGTTATCGCTGTAAACAATGTTCTCGGTAGATCGGCTACCGGAAAGTGTCAAACCTGCACGAAACCAGTCCTTGATCTGGGCATCGATATTTGAACGGAAAGAGTAACGTTTAAAGTTTGAACCGATAGCGATACCATCCTGATCAAAATATCCGCCTGAAACGTAATAATTGATACCTTCTTTACCACCTGATAAAGATAATTGATGGCTTTGCTGGTAAGCAGTACGAAAGATAGCACGCTGCCAGTCGGTACCTGGCCCAAGCAGGGTAGGGTCGGCAAATTCGCCGCGGCGGCCTGTGCCGTATACATCTGCCAGAGAATTTTGCAGAGATGCGTATTGAGGCAGCTTCATTAAATCCAAATACTTTTGCGGCTGTTGGAAACCTGCATAGCCATCGTAGCTAATGCGCGACGTTCCGCTGCGGCCTTTTTTAGTGGTGATGATGATAACACCGTTTGATGCGCGGTTACCGTAAATAGCAGCGGCTGATGCATCCTTAAGGATGTCGATGCTCTCTATATCGCTTGGGTTAAGCAATGCCAGCGGGCTTGGAGAATTTTGGCCGTTATTAGCGTTAAGTGCAACACCACCGTTAGCACCGGCCGAACCCGAAATCGGCACACCATCTATAACGTAAAGTGGTTCTGCAGCGCCAAACGACGAGATACCTCGGATGTGTACCGATGTTTGACTGCCCGGCGCGCCGGTATTTTGCGTTACGGTAACACCTGCCGCTTTACCCTGCAGTAACTGATCTACACTGGACTGCGGGATGTTGGCAATATCAGAAGCTTTTACCGATGATACCGCGCCGTTTACATCCTGGCGCCTTTGCGTGCCATAACCGATAGCTACCACGTTAACATCTGAGAGGGAAGTTGTTCCCGATTTTAAAGTAACGTTAATTGATGTACGGCCGCCGATAGTAATCTCCTGGCGCTCCATACCGATAAATGAATAAACCAGCACCCTGCCGGTTGCCGGTACATTAATGCTGTACTTACCGTTGATGTCGGTAATGGCGTTAGCCTGCGCATCTTTAACGGCAACGGTTACCCCGGGAAGGGTAACGCCCTTGTCGTCGGACACGGTTCCTGTGACCACTGTGCTGCCGGTTTGTGCCATGCCCTTGGCGCAAACAAAAAAGAAGGCAAACAGCAGTGCTATTCGTAGAATTTTCCTCATAATGGTTTAATTGGTTATTGATTGATTGTTATATTGATTTTACAGCATAAATGGTTACCTGCCTGGTTCCTTAAAGCACTTCAGCAGGTGCAAGCATTGAGACAGCAAAGCGGCCTTTCAGCATTATTCAAAAATTGTTAACTGGTGTAATTGGTTTATAACTTACTGCTCAGGGTAATTAACTGATGCGATAAGGATTATATAGAGGTTAAAATTATATCTCAATTTTTAACCGGTTGTGGCTAAATAGGGGTACAAATGTCAACCCATCATAAATTACTGATTGTCAATACGTAAAACTATGTTTAAGCTTTAATGTGCCGCCTTTTGTTACAATTGTGTACCTATTTCTATTGATGAATACCTTATAAAGTGAAGAAATAGTATCAAACAATATGGGAGTACTGACGAGTAAACAGCTGCCGGGAACATTCTTTTGCCCAAGGTAAATAGTGCTGTGCTTAAACGGCACAGTTACTGATGAAAAGGATATGACACATCGGCTTAATCACCATTGCTTAAACGGCTGTGATTAATATGTGGTTTTTGAAGGTTTAAGAATACAGATGCTTGCTGAAACTTGGAAGAAGTTCCATTTTGCGAGGAGTATTATAGCTGAATGTCAGCTACCAATTGACATGATCTTGTCAGCACAACAAGTGTAACAGGGTGTAACACCGGAAAAGCAACAATCATGTAAGTGGTTGAAAACGAGTTATTTGTATAAATGATAATTTTACCAAACTGTATCATGCTTCCAAAAACTGTAACATGAGATTTCGTTAACATCTTGATTAACAATAATTAAGGTGTTTTTAGAGCCGGAAAAGTGTATCAGGTGTAACACATCATTGTGTTACAGTTTGCCGGGGTTTAAGATTCGTTAAATTGCTCAGCATACCTGGAGGGTATAGTGTTGAACTCCGCTTTAAAGGTTTTTACAAAGTACTTCTGGCTTTTAAAGCCAACCTTATTACAAATCTGCGATATAGTAAGGTGACCGGTCTCTAAAAGCTGCGCAGCACGTTTAAGACGCATCTGGCGCACCAGTTCGTTAGGGGTTTTGCCGGTCATCTGTAGTATCTTCTTGTACAGGGTATAGCGGCTCACAAACATCTCGCCGCTCAACTCTTCTACCGAAAAGCCCGGATTGGAGATGTTGTTATCTATCAGTAGTAACACCTTTTTGATGAACAGCTCGTCGGGCGAATCTACATGCATTTCAGTAGGAGTAACCTCAACCTGTTTTTGATAGGTTTTGCGCATGCTTTCCTGCTGGCTCAGGATGTTCTTTATTTTGGATACGAGTATCTCAAAGTTAAAGGGTTTGGTCATGTAATCGCTGGCGCCGGTTTCCAATCCTTTCAATTGCTGCTCTTCGCCTGCCATAGCCGTTAGCAATATAACGGGTATATGGCTGGTACGCGGATCGGTCTTAATCTTGCGGCAGAGGTCAATGCCGTTCATCTCTGGCATGGTTATATCGCTTACCACGAGGTTAGGGTGCTGAGCCAAAGCCTTTTGCCAGCCCTTTTTGCCGTTATCAGCTTCAATAATATTAAAAGCGTCTTTAAGGTTATCCTTTATATAAAAGCGGAAGTCGTCGTTGTCCTCAACCAATAAAACGGTTGGCATCCGGGTGTCTCTGGTATCTTTTAGGCGAGCTGTTGTTTTAGGGTTAGCATTAGGTAGTTCATCCTTTTCGTGTTCAATAGTGTGCGTAGTGTCTGTGAACAGAATATCGTCTAACTGTTGCATAGGAAGTATCACGGTGAAGCAGCTGCCCTGGCCAGGTTCGCTTTCCACCGTTATCTCCCCGCCATGAAGCCGCACGAACTCTTTGGTGATGGATAGGCCTATGCCGCTGCCCTGGTTCAGCATACTCCCTGGCAGATCATTCTGGAAGAATGGCTCAAATATCTTATCTATTTTGTCGAATTGAATGCCAATGCCGGTATCCATTATTCTGATTTCCAAAGCGGTGTCGTCTTCTTGTTCAACCAGGCTAAGCAGCACACTTACCTGCCCACCCGAGTGGGTGAACTTATAAGCGTTTGACAAAAGGTTAAACAGTATACGCTCAATCTTGTCATGATCGAAGTTGATGTAGAACTCCTCTATCTCTGTATCGAACACAAAGTCGATGCTTTTTTGCTCCGCGACGTCTGTAAAAGAACAGGAGAGGTCTCTTATAAAGCTCACGATATCTCCGGAGCGTTTATGGAGTTTAAGCTCCTGGTGCTCCATCTTTCTGAAATCGAGTAGCTGATTTACAAGGTTAAGCAACCGCTTGGCATTGCGGTTAACAAGCAAAAGCTGGCTTTTTACCTCTGGATCTTTTGCTTGTTTCACTATCCTGTCAACCGGTGCCATAATCAGCGACAAAGGTGTACGAAACTCATGGCTTACGTTTGTAAAGAACTTGATTTTCATCAGGTCAAGTTCATGCAGGCGCTGGGTTTCTTCGCGTTCTTTCTCCAGTAAGAATTGCGTACGTAGTTTAGCTATGCCACGCCGCCTTATATATAACAAAACCACGGTAAAAGCCAGCGCGTATAGTATATAAGCCCAGGTTGTTTTCCAAAATGGAGGTAATATGGTAACATGTAGTGTAATCTCTTTACTTGTCCAAAAGCCAGGGTTAGAAGCACGTACTTTAAAGGCATAGTCGCCGGCATCAAGATTTGTGTAGGTTGCCTTACGGGTGAGGTTATCTGCGGCAATCCAATCCTTGTTAAAGCCATCCATGGTGTACTCAAACTTAACCTTATCCGGATCAAAGTAATAAAGTGCAGCAAACTCTACAGAAAACACGTTTTCGTTATATTTTAGTTCTATCTGCTTAGCGTCCGTAATTGAGCTGGTCAGTATAGCAGTTCCGTTAATCTTTTCTCCAACTGCAAGGCTTTTATTAAACACTTGTAGATCCGTAAACACCAGCTGAGGTACGCGTTTGCTAGTGCGTAAATCTTCCGGACGAAAAATGTTGAAACCATTTCCGCCTCCAAATATTAGCTCCCCGCTACGGGTTTTGTAAGAGGAGTAAGGCGTAAACTCACGTCCTTGTAAACCATCTTTCTCGTTGTAATTGATGAACTGGAACTTCAGCGCAGCAGATTGCCTGTTTACAATGATGTTAGACAAGCCATTAGGGGTGCTTACCCAAATGTTGTGCGCCTTGTCTTCCAGAATATCCAAAACGGTATTATCAGGCAGCCCGTCCTTTCTGGTGAGGTTAGTAAACTTACCGGAGGCAGGATCAAATATGCTTAATCCTTCACGTGTGCTCACCCAAATTAAACCTCGGCCATCGGCCAGGATGTTGTTGGTCCAGTTATTTATAATGCTCGATGGATCTTTATCGTCATGTATATAATGAGAAAATTGCCCCGTTTTTCTATTCAATACATCGATACCATAGGAGGTTACTATCCATATGTTGTTGTGCTTGTCTTCTAGTAATGCCGGAATGTAATTGGAATGGATAGAATTAGAGGAGCCTGGCGTAGGAATGTAATGTGTAAACTTACCTGTCTTCCGATTCAGCATGTTCAATCCGCCGGATAGCGTGCCTACCCACAAGTTGTGGTCAGTGTCTTCCAATATCGACCATATTCTATCGTCAGATAAACTAGTTTTATCCGACTGGCTGTGGCGGTAGTGTTTAAATACTTTTCCATCAAAACAGTCCAAACCGCCAAAGTAGGTCCCGATCCATAGCTTTTGCTCATGATCCAGGTACATGCTAGCAATTACATTGTTGGTTAAGCTGTTTGGATCAGCCGCATTGTGGAGGTATTTTTTGAACTTATTTTTTTTACGATCGAAGTACATCAGGCCGCCGCCGTTTGTCCCTAGCCACAGGTTTCCATTTTTGTCTTCCACAAATTTGTTTACATCGCTAAAGCTTAAGCTTCCGGGGTCTGACAAGTGATGCGTATAAAGCGGGAACTTGATAATACTTTCATGATAATAGCTAACTCCTCTCTTGTAGGTGCCTACCCAAATAATGCCTGTATCATCTTTATAAAGCAGTACTATGCTATTTTGGCCAACAGTTTTATTGTCGTCTTCCCTATTTAACAGGTATTTGATGCTGAAATCCTGTTTGTTCAGCAGGTTTATTCCGCCATGATCTGTAGCTATCCAGATGTTGTTTTTATTGTCCTGAACAACATTAGCCACAACGTTTGTATTTAAGCTTTCAGGGGTTATTCCTTTATCCAGGTGTTTGAACGTTTTCTGATCCCTGCTTAAATAATATACCCCGTTGGAGTATGACGGCACAAAGGCCCATACATCATCTTGTTTATCAATAAAAACTTTATAGCCGCTGTTTAACCCAATCGGCAGCTCGGGCAACTTCCTGCGGTAATCTACTTTGTGATTAAAGCCGTTGAGCCGCTCCAATACTCCCTGGTTATAAACCAGCCATATATGCCCTTTAGAGTCTACCGACAGATCAGAAACGGTATTGCTGTAGATAGCATTGCTACCCGCGGCTATGTGTATGGTCTTCGCCGTAGCGGGATTGTACTTGTAAATACCGGTAACCGAATTTAAAAACCAATAATTACCCGCCCGGTCTTTTTTGATCCTGGTTATATTTTGGGGCGGGATTTTTAACAATCTTAAAGCTTTGCCTATGTCATGGCTAAACTTTTCTGTGCGCGGATCGTAAATGTTGTAGCCCGTGCGTGTTCCTATCCATAAGGTGTTATTTGGTCCTTCAGATATCGATTCAATAAAATCATCGTTCAGGCTTGTGCTGTCTCCCTGTATGTGTTTGAAGGTCCTGAACTTGTAGCCATCGTAACGGTTTAAGCCAGAAACAGTACCAAACCACATAAAGCCTTTGCTGTCCTTTAATATACTGTTTACCTGATTATGAGACAGCCCGCTGCTTATATCCAGTTTTGAGAACTGATACTCGTTATTTTGTCCGAACAATTTAGCCGACAAAATGAGCAGAAGCAGTAGTAAAGGTGTCTTCATCAAACGGCGGAAAGCCAGGTTTTTAATAGTGACACAAAGATGCGGTAATAAGCCAACAATTTATACCCGCTTTTGCAAAAATGCAGTTACGATAATTTAATTTCAGCAACTAGTTTTAACGATGACGAAATTTTTGGTTAACTTGACACCACGCTATGATAAGAAAGATATCTACTTATTTACTCTCTGCTATCTGTTTTATACTACTTGCTTCCGCTGCGTCGGATGAGGATTGGCTAACCGCATTATTATACAAACTGGATGTTATCAGGACTAGTTATCCTCAGGAAAAGGTGCATTTACATACAGATAAACCTTATTACGCCATCGGCGACGATGTCTGGATAAAAGCGTACGTTGTTAATGCAGAAAACAATGAGCTTTCGGCTTTAAGTAAAGTATTATACATTGACATTGTTGATGATAGTGATTCGATTCGGAAAACAGTTGCTTTACAATTGGCAAATGGCTTAAGTAATGGTGTAATAAACCTGTCTGACTCAACTTTTAATACAGGAAGATATCGTATCAACGCGTACACACGCTGGATGCAGAACTTTGATACTAAGTTTATCTTCTCAAAAAACATCTGGATTGGCAATGCACGTGAACAACTAAATGTTATCGCCGATGCTAGATTAGATTCCATTTCAGATGACGGTTTTCGCGTCAACATCAAGTTTTCCGGATCTGAAAACAAATCGCCATTAGCAGGTAAACCGTTTACCTACTCTTTGGTGAACCAGAATGGAACACTATCGAACGGGAAAGTAATTACCAGCGGTACAGGTGATGCTTTTTTTAATATAAAAGTTAAGAATTGGGAAACAACTAACGGCTTGATATTGCGCACCAGCATTAAGCTGGCAAATGGAAATACCATTACCCAGTCTTTCCCTATCAAAACCTTAAAGGGGAAGTTGGATGTGCAGTTTTTTCCGGAAGGTGGCCGGTTAGTAGCCGGGTTGCGATCAAAAGTTGCTTTTAAAGTACTTTCTTCCGGAGGATTAAGTGCGGAAATAAAAGGGAAGGTTGTTAATAATCATAATAAGATTGTAGCTGAATTTACAACGGCTCACGCCGGAATGGGCGTATTTGCATTGCAACCAGTAGCAGCTGATGCATATACTGCGGTAATAGATGATAGAAGCGGCGGAGTGACCCGTTACCCCTTACCTTCGGTAGATGCACAAGGATACGTGCTTAGCATTAATCATTTAACTGATAGTGTTGGTGTACAGGTTGCATCAAGCAATTTGTTGATAGGCAAAGAGGTAGCCTTAATAGCACAGCAAAATGGGGTAGTTAAGTATGCAACTAAAATCAATCTAAATCAGCCCGTTATTAACGCACATATACCTGAAAGTAAGTTTAGTACCGGCTTGGTGGTATTTACATTGTTATCAACAAATGCTCAGCCACTTGCCGAGCGGTTGATTTTTGTTAATCATCATGATCATCTCAGAATGAAGGTTAACTTCGATAAGCCATTTTATGGTAAACGAGAACAAGTGAATATGGTGGTTTCGGTTGAGGATGCAGCAGGACGTCCTACTGAGTCTAATTTATCTATCGCTGTTACAAATGTGGCAAAGGTTGCTGTTGATAGCACAGAAGCAAGCATATACGCCAGTCTTCTACTTACTTCTGACATTAAGGGATACGTAGAAAACCCTAATTATTACTTTGCTGAAGGGTCTGAGGACAAAACTCGTCATCTTGATAATTTGCTGCTTACACAAGGCTGGCGAAGGTTTAAGTGGACGGATTTAACTGCCTATAATTCAAAGCCGCTAATTTACCAGCCGCAGCAAAGCTTAGATATCACCGGTAAAATGACCACGATAAATGACAAGCCTATAGCTAATGGTAAGGTAACATTGTATGGTAATACCTCCGACGGGATTGTTTTGCTGGATACCACTACTGACGCTGACGGAAAATTCATTTTTGAGAACCTTGACTTTGTAGGGACCTCATCATTAGTGATACGGGCTAAAAATGCGAAGAATACTGATAATGTGAAAATAACTTTAGATAGGCCAGGTAATTTAATAGTCCCGGTGGATTACGACGCTACCTTATTATCAAATAGTGGCTTAGTAAGTTTTTTGCAAAATATCGAAAAAACTCAAAAGACCAGTAGTGTGCTTA is a window of Mucilaginibacter terrenus DNA encoding:
- a CDS encoding SusC/RagA family TonB-linked outer membrane protein; amino-acid sequence: MRKILRIALLFAFFFVCAKGMAQTGSTVVTGTVSDDKGVTLPGVTVAVKDAQANAITDINGKYSINVPATGRVLVYSFIGMERQEITIGGRTSINVTLKSGTTSLSDVNVVAIGYGTQRRQDVNGAVSSVKASDIANIPQSSVDQLLQGKAAGVTVTQNTGAPGSQTSVHIRGISSFGAAEPLYVIDGVPISGSAGANGGVALNANNGQNSPSPLALLNPSDIESIDILKDASAAAIYGNRASNGVIIITTKKGRSGTSRISYDGYAGFQQPQKYLDLMKLPQYASLQNSLADVYGTGRRGEFADPTLLGPGTDWQRAIFRTAYQQSHQLSLSGGKEGINYYVSGGYFDQDGIAIGSNFKRYSFRSNIDAQIKDWFRAGLTLSGSRSTENIVYSDNGGIIYNALLQAPDVAVYNADGTFAGPPNTPDAVGGILNPVQQALSISNLLNRNNLNGNFYAEIRFAPGLTARTEAGGDFGFSNNNLFNPSYSYGRFSNPTATLQEQQNTNSFYNVKEYITYNHTFAQKHALTALLGYELSSSRWGYTRGTISGFLTNDLGGNVPTLNLGTATTAVVDERKSAPHNLESQFARGIYTFNNKYSVTATIRTDVSSNFAPGHQRGYFPSFAASWRLSDESFMAPIKSVADNIKIRLGYGQLGNEGIAPYSFGSQLNPTITGLGTGFLVARIANPDLTWQHQIEYNAGIDFSLFNYRIDGSFDYFHRKASKFLFQLPLPSYLVGGPDYLGGIAPPYVNAGGIVNKGFDLSLNSHNITGKDFKWNTTLIVSRYKNEVISLANGLPQLIQSVTNGFLSLPITRTVVGGPLGEFYGYRVKGVFKTDEQLRNAPIQFGYPVSNDPNLGNKRTWLGDVQYEDINGDGKVDANDQESLGSPQPNFTFGFTNTFNYKAFDVSIFLQGQQGGKILSLLDRTLGGLANLYQNQYAAEANFWSPTNPTSDIPAPRGGTDNANLQISDRFIHSATYLRVQNVQLGYNFPSKIIRKVKLNRLRMYVSGQNLYTFTGYKGYDPEIGLQNQNPLLSNVDIGRYPSARTVTFGINAEF
- a CDS encoding RagB/SusD family nutrient uptake outer membrane protein, encoding MKKYIKYLGGLAVMTCITATSCKKEFFNKAPEDAITLDNFYQTADQVQSSTNGLYNNVWFSWNNKAAWAITELSSGNARTYSSDVVAFGNFSVTGDNTELNNAWVSLFTVIAQSNALINNLPSKVSASVPSSVVNNALGEAHFMRGLAYFYLVRLFGNVPIIENSLDYVNNFQINTNPVADVYKFIERDLQFAEANCNKMVRSGSSVAQGHVSSGSATAMLSKVYLYQQKYAEARAAAEKVINSGEFKLYGVDVAGKTYTDLFETASNNNEESVAALQWAAGAPYGHGNSMQASFAINSIITGTGDGYSVIGPTIDLQTAYEPGDKRLHGTIMLAGDKYPELNQAGGGFTVPTDVNSQNTRAGIKKYVTGTPADNGGKGGAQSTGNNTYLMRYAEVLLIEAEAVLGSNSSTADPAALVPFNKVRQRAGLNPLPSITKNDIFHERRIELAIEGDYWFDLGRLDGFNVASHPLAKAIIDNQERGTYSNDTPPVVYSQKIPIPADGFLFPYPTTEVAANPKLKEAPVAYVFK
- a CDS encoding IPT/TIG domain-containing protein — protein: MKNIKTYFWVLSALMVFGFAACKKDQPEGGKGAPTISRVRTVSKADTIVGVVHRITLDSSSVYDDRTVVAFDSTVAEGKLNNQYAIIGENLLTTTSVSFNGSSVYFNPALVTDKVIIITIPNGTPFGPSQANKLTVVTKYGTVDFNFSIAQPPPTITSFDPLAASTGDIITIKGTVFDGVTAVKFDDTPAEIVGTPTPTQIQVKVPAGIVQSYIYVTTPGGTTKSAASYGFKYVIYGDALSAGWGGQGNGGYDGYGSTRNYASTEHPKRGPNAIAVTVDNGYGALQLGYGGATLSVTEKGLTSLKVSVYGGNAIKAGDRVQLVINGNYGAAYPIELKPGAYTDYTIPLSAVGSPATISEITFQTLGVAAPSTFYVDDLGFI